In Carassius gibelio isolate Cgi1373 ecotype wild population from Czech Republic chromosome B2, carGib1.2-hapl.c, whole genome shotgun sequence, a single genomic region encodes these proteins:
- the mkxb gene encoding mohawk homeobox b, translating into MNSAVFSKFDQLRFEESGQNLERTSRSYLEVIDGQHSDLLTSHKVMGGTEALKHRRNGGGKVRHKRQALQDMARPLKQWLYKHRDNPYPTKTEKILLALGSHMTLVQVSNWFANARRRLKNTVRQPDLSWALRIKLYNKYVQGNAERLSISSDDTTSDDGENPLQIQASESDYKRPTHKSEIQDSRGKGVGRSTDPSVCDDYVSPPKYKNSLLNRYLNDSLRHVMASEKVMDSRKRNHSGSFSSNEYEDDFLSPSSDAEANFTYRTVTLDCGTRQCESGACKGGGGGNNETYWKELHAAMALTNLAQGKESSTPGTTSCIIQKSSHIAEIKTVKVPIQPRH; encoded by the exons ATGAACTCGGCCGTCTTCAGTAAGTTTGATCAGCTGCGCTTTGAAGAGAGTGGACAGAACCTGGAGAGAACCAGCAGAAGCTATTTAGAGGTGATTGATGGACAACATTCAGATTTACTGACCAGCCACAAAGTGATGGGTGGCACAGAAGCTCTCAAACACAGGAGAAATGG TGGAGGGAAGGTGCGACACAAACGGCAGGCCCTGCAGGATATGGCTCGACCACTGAAGCAGTGGCTCTATAAGCACAGGGACAACCCTTACCCCACCAAGACTGAGAAGATACTGCTGGCTCTGGGCTCCCACATGACCCTGGTTCAG gtCTCCAACTGGTTTGCGAATGCGAGGCGTAGGCTCAAGAACACAGTTCGGCAGCCTGACTTGAGCTGGGCCCTTCGCATAAAGCTATACAACAAATATGTACAAGGCAATGCAGAGAGACTCAGCATCAGCAGTGATGACACAACATCAGATG atgGGGAGAATCCTTTACAGATTCAGGCCAGCGAATCAGACTACAAGAGACCCACGCACAAGAGCGAAATTCAGGACAGCAGAGGCAAAGGGGTGGGGCGAAGCACAGACCCCTCGGTTTGTGATGATTATGTGTCTCCACCGAAATATAAGAACAGCTTGCTAAACCGCTATCTAAATGATTCCCTTCGGCATGTAATGGCCTCCGAAAAAGTTATGGACTCTCGGAAGAGGAACCACTCTGGATCGTTTAGCTCCAATGAGTACGAGGATGATTTTCTCTCACCATCATCAGATGCTGAAGCAAACTTCACCTACCGTACAG TGACGCTGGACTGTGGCACACGCCAATGTGAGAG CGGTGCTTGCAAAGGTGGCGGAGGAGGAAATAACGAGACCTACTGGAAAGAGCTCCATGCTGCCATGGCCCTGACCAACCTGGCCCAAGGGAAGGAGAGCTCAACGCCGGGAACCACCAGCTGTATCATCCAGAAGTCTTCCCATATAGCAGAGATTAAGACTGTCAAAGTGCCCATACAACCCCGACATTAG